GCATCTTTCAACAAGTATACAGAGTCATAGCCAAGTGCATTGAACGCGTCAGGGCTCTTGCTGTATTTATCATTAAATGCTTTAACGAATTTTTGAATGTTTTCATCTGGATCTTCAGAAGAATAATGGTTTGTGATATACGTATTGTTCAAGTTTTCTGCACCAGCAAGTTCGATAAGCTTTGGTGAATCCCAGCCGTCTGCTCCCATAAATGGTACAGTGATACCCATTTCACGAGCTTGCTTGATGATAAGTCCAACTTCCTCGTAATAGCCTGGAATAAATACGAATTCTGGATTTTCTGACTTAATTCTTGTCAATGTAGAGCTAAAGTCAGTATCTTTTGCTACATAAGCTTCTTCAGACACAATCTTTCCACCATTTGCTTCAAATGTTTCTTTAAATGCTGCCGCTAAACCTTTCGCATAATCACTGGCACTGTCAGCAAAAATTGCTGCATTTTTAATATTCAGTTTTTCTGTTGCGAAGTTTGCCGCAACATTTCCTTGGAAAGGATCGATGAAGGATGTTCTAAAAGCATATTCGTTTACAGAGCCATCATCATTTACTGTAACGTTTGGTGCTGTTCCTGATGGAGTTAGCAATACCGTTTGTTTATCATTGGCAATCTGAACTTGTGCTACTGTATCACCGCTTGTTGCTGCACCGATGATTGCCGATACTTTATCTTGTTCAATTAATTTAAGGGCTCCGTTTGTTGCTTCTGTAAGATCTGATTTATTATCAACCTTTACAGGGACAATTTTTTTGCCGTCAATTCCGCCGTCTGCATTGATTTCTTCAATTGCTAAATCAATTCCACTTTCTAATGATTGTCCATATGATGCAACCTGACCTGATAATTCTAAATTGATTCCGAATTTTATTTCATCACTGCTTGCACCGCTGTCACCTTTTGGACTGCATCCAGCCAAGATTCCTGCCGCTAAAGCAGACGTTGCTAACAAATAACTAAGCTTCTTCTTCATGTTTGAATTCCCCTTTTGTTTAAGTATTCCGAAAATAATATCTCCAAAGCTATTTCTCTATCTCTTTGAAACATAATTGCTATTCTAGTACGCCGCTGTCTTTATTTTTAATATAATTATTAATTAGTTTAATAACTCTGAAAATTTAAGACAGTTTTGTTTAGAATTAGCGCTGCTTTCCTATTTATCGGCACTCTCTCGTTATTTATTAGAACCAAATTATTCATATTCACTAATAGTTTTTTGAAAAATGGAACTAATGTGATTATTATATTAACCTCAAATTATTGTAGAAAGCAATACCTTGATTTTACCATTTTGATGTTATATCTTTTCACAAAACGAGTTATTTACAACCTAATTCCCTTCTACCAAAGTAGATATTTGCATATAGTTTTATTATTAAATTAAAATTTGTCACATAATCTAACACTTATATTTATTAGTATAATTACATTGATATTTAAAATAACTGCATATTTCCCTATTATTAAGCATTCAGTCTATTCTATTGCTTTTAACAGCTAAAAAAGACTATTCTTCGCAAACCTTAATTTGTCATTTAACATGACATATTTTATGAACAACGGTGTTCAAAATTTTCGTAAATTTTTAAAAAAAATTTTCAAAAAAACTCATTTTTAATGAAAGATAGGGAAAAGAAGAAGTAAGAATGCGGTAGAAAGGAGAATACCAATGAAAGTATTTCCCATTATGCTGACTGCCAGCTGCCTTTTACTCACAGGCTGCAGTACAAAGGAACAAGCAAATAGTACGGAGAATACGAAGGTTTCTGCTAGCAGCAATCAAAT
This DNA window, taken from Niallia sp. Man26, encodes the following:
- a CDS encoding ABC transporter substrate-binding protein; protein product: MKKKLSYLLATSALAAGILAGCSPKGDSGASSDEIKFGINLELSGQVASYGQSLESGIDLAIEEINADGGIDGKKIVPVKVDNKSDLTEATNGALKLIEQDKVSAIIGAATSGDTVAQVQIANDKQTVLLTPSGTAPNVTVNDDGSVNEYAFRTSFIDPFQGNVAANFATEKLNIKNAAIFADSASDYAKGLAAAFKETFEANGGKIVSEEAYVAKDTDFSSTLTRIKSENPEFVFIPGYYEEVGLIIKQAREMGITVPFMGADGWDSPKLIELAGAENLNNTYITNHYSSEDPDENIQKFVKAFNDKYSKSPDAFNALGYDSVYLLKDAIERAGSTDSEKVKDALAETKDLSLITGVVSIDENHNPIKSATVLEYKDGKQVFNSKVNP